Proteins from one Arsenophonus apicola genomic window:
- the mrcA gene encoding peptidoglycan glycosyltransferase/peptidoglycan DD-transpeptidase MrcA has protein sequence MKIVKFFLFFIVCCLVLGAGSIFGLYKYVESELPDVATLKDVRLQVPMQVLSAEGELIAQFGEKRRLPLSLKEIPPLMIKAFVATEDSRYYEHHGIDPIGVFRAISVIAASGHASQGASTITQQLARNFFLSREKTLMRKAKEVFLAVRIEQLLSKDEILELYLNKIYLGNRAYGVGAAAYVYFGKSVNELSLSEIAMIAGLPKAPSTFNPLYSYERAINRRNIVLLRMLEEGYITQQQYNEAKREKIIATYHAPKILFSAPYLAGMVRQELYKRYGENAYTDGYKVYTTIFSKDQIAAENALRNNLINYDIRHGYRGAEKTLWTQRQTPWAHEQIIEKLKKIPTYGPLIPAVVIATDRNKAEVIMSNGVSVELAINGVSWARKYISDERQGVTPKTVNEVVKVGELIRIRQVKDSWWLAQIPEANSAFIALNPIDGAIVALVGGFDFELSKFNRVTQSLRQVGSNIKPFLYTAALDKGLTLASLLNDMPITRWDAGADSDWRPKNSPDKYAGPISLRQGLGQSKNVVMVRAMRAMGVDYAADYLKRFGFPEENINRTESLALGAPSFTPMQIVRGYAVMSNGGYLIDPYFISRVEGLEGQIVFEAKPKIACPQCNDIPVIYDDVPKIKEINAESIENIVKSTTPTMRLEPRVDINSETPITVQQEKYAPHVISTPLAFLISNAMMTNIYGEPGWMGTGWRARDFKRKDIGGKTGTTNSSKDAWFSGYGPELVATAWIGFDDNRRSLGRTITGGEAGAKSAQPIWNDYMKVVLDGVMENKIQPPEGIISITIDNKTGKLATDNSVSKSLEYFIEGTEPKTAAIREVGTMVISEDGNSQELF, from the coding sequence GTGAAGATCGTAAAGTTTTTTCTTTTTTTTATAGTTTGTTGTCTAGTTTTGGGGGCTGGATCTATTTTTGGTTTGTACAAATATGTCGAATCAGAACTGCCTGATGTAGCAACATTAAAAGATGTTCGATTGCAAGTACCTATGCAGGTGTTAAGTGCAGAGGGTGAGTTGATCGCGCAATTTGGAGAGAAACGTCGTCTTCCATTGTCCTTAAAAGAAATTCCCCCACTAATGATAAAAGCTTTTGTTGCGACGGAAGATAGCCGATATTATGAGCATCATGGTATTGATCCTATAGGCGTTTTTCGCGCTATATCGGTCATAGCTGCTTCCGGTCATGCTTCGCAAGGGGCTAGTACAATAACGCAACAGTTAGCCAGAAATTTTTTCCTAAGCCGAGAAAAAACATTGATGCGTAAAGCTAAAGAGGTGTTTTTAGCTGTCCGGATTGAGCAATTATTGTCAAAAGATGAAATTCTGGAACTTTATTTAAATAAGATTTATTTAGGAAATCGCGCTTATGGTGTAGGTGCAGCTGCTTATGTTTATTTTGGTAAGTCTGTAAATGAATTAAGTTTAAGTGAAATTGCGATGATTGCAGGTTTACCAAAAGCACCTTCTACTTTTAATCCTCTTTATTCCTATGAACGAGCGATAAATCGTCGCAATATCGTATTATTACGGATGTTAGAAGAGGGGTATATTACTCAACAGCAATATAATGAAGCAAAGCGTGAAAAAATTATAGCCACTTATCACGCACCAAAAATTTTATTTTCAGCGCCCTATCTGGCAGGAATGGTTAGGCAAGAGCTCTATAAACGCTATGGTGAGAATGCCTATACCGATGGTTATAAAGTCTATACCACCATCTTCAGTAAAGATCAGATAGCAGCAGAGAATGCTTTGCGTAATAACTTAATTAATTATGATATTCGTCATGGTTATCGAGGAGCAGAAAAAACTCTTTGGACGCAGCGACAAACACCTTGGGCACATGAACAAATTATTGAAAAACTAAAAAAAATACCTACTTATGGGCCATTAATTCCCGCTGTAGTTATTGCGACTGATAGAAATAAAGCTGAAGTTATAATGTCAAATGGTGTTTCTGTTGAGTTGGCAATCAATGGTGTTTCTTGGGCACGTAAATATATTTCTGATGAGCGACAAGGAGTAACACCTAAAACGGTTAACGAAGTTGTTAAAGTGGGAGAATTAATTCGTATACGACAGGTTAAAGATAGTTGGTGGTTAGCGCAAATACCAGAAGCAAATTCAGCTTTTATTGCTCTCAATCCAATCGATGGCGCTATTGTTGCGTTGGTTGGCGGGTTTGATTTTGAGTTAAGTAAATTTAATCGAGTAACCCAGTCATTACGTCAAGTTGGTTCCAATATTAAACCTTTTCTTTATACCGCAGCATTAGATAAAGGATTAACGTTAGCTTCGTTATTAAATGATATGCCTATTACTCGTTGGGATGCTGGAGCTGATTCAGATTGGCGACCTAAAAATTCTCCCGACAAATATGCAGGTCCAATTAGTTTGCGGCAAGGATTAGGACAGTCGAAAAATGTTGTGATGGTACGAGCTATGCGTGCAATGGGAGTTGATTATGCGGCGGATTATCTAAAACGCTTTGGCTTTCCTGAAGAAAATATTAATCGAACAGAGTCATTGGCATTAGGTGCTCCGTCATTTACGCCTATGCAAATAGTTCGAGGTTATGCTGTTATGTCTAATGGTGGTTACCTTATCGATCCTTATTTCATTAGTCGAGTTGAAGGGCTAGAAGGTCAGATTGTGTTTGAAGCTAAGCCCAAAATCGCATGTCCTCAATGTAACGATATACCTGTTATTTATGATGATGTACCAAAAATTAAAGAAATAAATGCAGAATCTATTGAGAATATAGTTAAATCTACAACACCGACGATGAGGCTTGAACCTAGAGTAGATATTAATAGTGAAACGCCAATAACGGTTCAACAAGAAAAATATGCTCCACATGTAATTAGTACACCTTTGGCTTTTTTAATTAGTAATGCAATGATGACGAATATTTATGGAGAGCCTGGTTGGATGGGGACAGGCTGGCGTGCGAGAGATTTTAAACGTAAAGATATTGGCGGAAAGACAGGAACGACTAATAGTTCTAAAGATGCTTGGTTTTCTGGTTATGGCCCCGAGCTAGTTGCTACAGCCTGGATAGGCTTTGATGATAACAGACGCAGTTTAGGGCGTACTATTACCGGTGGCGAAGCGGGAGCAAAAAGTGCTCAACCTATCTGGAATGATTATATGAAAGTTGTTCTTGATGGAGTGATGGAAAATAAAATACAGCCCCCAGAAGGAATTATTTCTATTACTATTGATAACAAAACCGGTAAATTAGCAACGGATAATTCAGTAAGTAAAAGTTTGGAATATTTTATTGAAGGAACTGAACCTAAAACAGCAGCTATTCGAGAGGTAGGTACAATGGTTATTTCTGAAGATGGCAATAGTCAGGAACTTTTTTGA
- the nudE gene encoding ADP compounds hydrolase NudE: MKQMKKPKILDIKNIAESRLFRIQSVDLEFSNGVKRLYERMQPTINEAVLIVPIINNELILIREYAVGIEEYELGFPKGAIDKGESAIQAAIRELKEEIGYGAKHVELLGKLTISPAYFSSKMNIFIAQNLYEEKLEGDEPEPLEQIRWPIDNMMELLDVKDFNEARNISALLYAQRYLKNIR; this comes from the coding sequence ATGAAACAAATGAAAAAACCCAAAATTCTGGATATAAAAAATATTGCTGAATCTAGACTTTTTCGTATCCAATCTGTTGATCTTGAATTTAGTAATGGCGTTAAGCGTCTTTATGAACGAATGCAGCCAACAATAAATGAAGCCGTACTGATTGTTCCTATTATCAATAACGAACTAATTTTAATTCGTGAATATGCTGTTGGTATTGAAGAGTATGAATTAGGTTTTCCTAAGGGAGCTATTGATAAAGGAGAAAGTGCCATTCAAGCTGCTATAAGAGAATTAAAAGAGGAAATTGGTTATGGCGCAAAACATGTTGAATTGCTAGGAAAACTAACAATATCCCCTGCCTATTTTTCTAGTAAAATGAATATATTCATTGCACAAAATCTTTATGAGGAAAAACTAGAGGGCGATGAACCCGAACCGCTAGAACAAATTCGTTGGCCAATTGACAATATGATGGAACTCCTTGATGTTAAAGATTTTAACGAAGCGAGAAATATTAGCGCTCTATTATATGCTCAACGTTATCTCAAAAATATTCGCTAA
- a CDS encoding IgaA/UmoB family intracellular growth attenuator encodes MSLPFVILVILIICLFILIFFLFMKGKKGNDVDRLPFLIHANYRKITSDEYQIICDYLKYTNSEQILIKTKEATIRKLFDFPKRNAWVSSGCNAITRFSLINEQDNLWRYFIDTKEVHLPRQLEPYLTTQNVMDVVETDTLPLVISVNNHFLADFKQDFKEFHLAREITFPPVNALIQESGQQLVKFIKVRKETLEEYKLNRSFSLWGGGVICVGLIVCALSLFVIAIFFPWLMLLGGLTFIVGVYLLYRPYIFRKRYQQDIRCVEGKPKRLGLFGEFDKGKKHNISLAGIDLIYPSHWEPFLEYEIDQAINIDMYANGYVVRQGRYLSLHEEARRYPYKRYGKNLMLVITSFFLMLLLHFYEPVHLPARLIFHWLNGENYRHTTNYSELEVMPLQIGDYIAVKGVGMCYVPIDFIEKGNRFDFLPFDCSGIYWNNISPSPIPESDIVEKVFSLSTTVKQQLYFNNLDHKVNQQLRREIMKSGMNLLDNFADIILKTNSLCPLNNECFRLKSALVNLSDTYEWSVLVARAKNGKLAGTNVILRPGGAETLEKLVNETTSFYINREIEKAAALLNSPPARGVLLISEEGKPFVDLVSFHSPVVDSYTPLQKWQELQKLSDILMHTPFEAEGIITKLFVDAKGTRHIILHSKPSSILLLRYISAFLLNLLLMATFILNLILVITRKRINKWRLKSIRQYYEHCFNIVPSSDQQKNI; translated from the coding sequence ATGAGCTTACCTTTTGTTATATTGGTTATTTTAATTATTTGCTTGTTTATATTAATTTTCTTTTTGTTTATGAAGGGAAAAAAAGGTAATGATGTAGATAGATTACCTTTCTTAATACATGCTAATTATCGCAAAATTACATCTGATGAATATCAGATAATTTGTGATTATCTTAAATATACCAATTCTGAACAAATCTTAATAAAGACAAAAGAGGCTACAATAAGAAAGTTATTTGATTTCCCTAAAAGAAATGCTTGGGTTTCTTCGGGCTGTAATGCAATAACACGTTTTTCTTTAATCAACGAGCAAGATAATTTATGGCGCTATTTTATTGATACTAAAGAAGTTCATTTACCCCGACAATTAGAACCTTATTTAACAACGCAAAATGTTATGGATGTTGTTGAAACTGATACCTTACCTCTTGTTATATCAGTAAATAATCATTTTTTGGCTGATTTCAAGCAAGATTTTAAAGAATTTCATTTAGCTAGAGAAATAACATTTCCACCAGTTAATGCTTTGATTCAAGAGAGTGGTCAGCAACTGGTAAAATTTATTAAGGTTAGAAAAGAGACATTGGAAGAGTATAAGCTTAATCGATCGTTTAGTTTATGGGGTGGTGGCGTTATTTGTGTTGGGCTAATTGTTTGTGCACTTTCGTTATTTGTTATTGCTATTTTTTTTCCTTGGTTAATGCTATTGGGCGGACTTACTTTTATTGTTGGAGTGTATCTCCTTTATCGACCCTATATTTTTCGTAAAAGATATCAACAAGATATTCGTTGTGTAGAGGGTAAACCTAAACGATTGGGTTTATTCGGCGAGTTTGACAAAGGTAAAAAACATAATATTTCATTGGCTGGAATTGATCTTATTTATCCATCTCATTGGGAGCCATTCCTGGAATATGAGATTGATCAAGCTATTAATATTGATATGTATGCAAACGGTTACGTTGTTCGTCAAGGACGTTACTTATCTTTACATGAAGAGGCACGTCGTTATCCATATAAAAGATATGGCAAAAATTTAATGTTGGTGATAACAAGTTTTTTTCTCATGTTACTACTTCATTTCTATGAACCGGTTCATTTACCAGCGAGGTTAATTTTTCATTGGCTTAATGGAGAAAATTATCGACATACAACAAATTATTCTGAATTGGAAGTAATGCCATTACAGATTGGAGATTATATTGCAGTTAAAGGTGTGGGTATGTGCTATGTACCTATTGATTTTATAGAGAAAGGTAATCGATTTGATTTTCTTCCTTTTGATTGTTCCGGTATCTATTGGAATAATATAAGCCCCTCTCCTATACCTGAATCTGATATAGTTGAAAAAGTATTTTCTCTTTCGACAACAGTTAAACAGCAGCTTTATTTTAATAACCTAGATCATAAAGTTAATCAGCAACTTCGACGCGAGATTATGAAATCCGGCATGAATTTGCTTGATAATTTTGCTGATATCATTTTAAAAACAAATTCATTATGCCCACTTAATAATGAATGTTTTCGTTTAAAGAGCGCTTTAGTTAATTTAAGTGATACCTACGAATGGTCGGTACTTGTTGCTCGAGCAAAAAATGGAAAATTAGCCGGTACAAATGTGATATTACGGCCAGGTGGAGCAGAAACCCTGGAAAAATTGGTTAATGAAACAACATCTTTTTATATTAATAGAGAAATAGAAAAAGCAGCAGCATTATTGAATTCACCACCAGCCAGAGGTGTATTACTTATTAGTGAAGAAGGAAAACCGTTTGTCGATCTAGTTTCGTTCCACTCTCCTGTTGTTGATTCTTATACTCCATTACAAAAATGGCAGGAGCTGCAAAAATTGTCAGATATTTTGATGCATACGCCTTTTGAAGCAGAAGGTATTATTACTAAATTATTTGTCGATGCAAAAGGTACGCGTCATATTATTTTACATAGTAAACCTAGCTCTATCTTACTTTTACGCTATATTAGTGCTTTTCTATTAAACTTGCTGTTAATGGCAACTTTTATATTGAATCTTATTCTGGTTATTACACGTAAGCGTATAAATAAATGGCGATTAAAAAGTATTCGACAATATTATGAGCATTGTTTCAATATTGTTCCTTCTTCTGACCAGCAAAAAAATATTTAA
- the hslR gene encoding ribosome-associated heat shock protein Hsp15: protein MKTQSEMDLIIRLDKWLWAARFYKTRAIARKMIEGGKVHYNGQRSKPSKVVEKHAIIKLRQGNDELTIKVLAISDQRRGASEARALYRETQDSIVNREKLALARKTNSLTMPNPERRPDKKERRNLIKFKHTNLNESF from the coding sequence ATGAAAACACAATCAGAAATGGATTTGATTATCCGTTTAGATAAATGGTTATGGGCGGCACGTTTTTATAAAACTCGCGCAATTGCCCGTAAAATGATCGAGGGTGGCAAAGTTCACTATAATGGGCAGCGCAGTAAGCCAAGTAAAGTTGTTGAAAAGCATGCGATTATAAAATTAAGACAAGGAAATGATGAGCTAACTATAAAAGTATTGGCCATTAGCGATCAGCGACGGGGCGCATCGGAAGCAAGAGCGTTATATCGTGAAACACAAGACAGTATTGTTAATAGAGAAAAATTAGCATTAGCGCGGAAAACCAACTCATTAACAATGCCAAATCCAGAACGTCGTCCTGATAAGAAAGAACGACGTAACCTGATTAAATTTAAGCATACAAATTTAAATGAGTCATTTTGA
- the hslO gene encoding Hsp33 family molecular chaperone HslO, with protein MSKYDQLHRFLFEDDAVRGELVSVNETYRKILYQHNYPPAVNLLLGELLVATSLLTATLKFDGDITLQIQGDGPVKMLVINGNNHQQMRGVARVEGPVTNQSSLKQMIGQGYMVITITPTNGERYQGVVALESNTIAECLDDYFKQSEQLQTRLFIHSAEINGQPAAGGILLQVLPSAASESQHKFDHLVKLTATIKGEELYNLEAKEILHRLYHEEDVTLFDPQPVTFHCNCSKERCVNILLSLPDEDIEHILHERGEIDIECEFCGANYLFNKQDIEDLRRIKKQQIH; from the coding sequence ATGTCTAAATATGACCAGTTACACCGTTTTTTGTTTGAAGATGATGCTGTTCGTGGTGAGCTAGTTTCAGTTAATGAGACTTATAGAAAAATACTTTATCAACACAATTATCCGCCAGCAGTTAATTTATTATTGGGTGAATTGTTAGTTGCCACTAGTTTATTAACGGCAACTTTAAAATTTGATGGTGATATTACCCTACAAATTCAAGGAGATGGCCCTGTAAAAATGCTGGTAATAAACGGAAATAATCATCAACAAATGAGAGGTGTTGCTCGTGTTGAGGGACCCGTTACTAATCAATCATCATTAAAACAGATGATTGGTCAAGGCTATATGGTGATCACGATTACACCAACAAATGGTGAGCGTTATCAAGGTGTTGTTGCATTGGAAAGTAATACAATAGCGGAATGTTTGGATGATTATTTTAAACAATCAGAACAGTTGCAGACACGTTTATTTATTCATTCCGCTGAGATAAATGGTCAGCCTGCTGCCGGTGGAATATTATTGCAAGTACTGCCCTCTGCAGCTAGTGAAAGTCAGCATAAATTTGATCATCTGGTAAAATTAACCGCAACGATTAAGGGCGAGGAGCTATATAACTTAGAGGCAAAGGAAATTCTTCATCGTCTTTATCATGAAGAAGATGTGACTTTATTTGATCCGCAGCCAGTCACCTTTCATTGCAACTGCTCAAAAGAGCGTTGTGTAAACATTTTGCTATCTCTTCCTGATGAAGACATTGAGCATATATTACATGAACGGGGTGAAATTGATATTGAATGTGAATTTTGTGGGGCTAATTATCTGTTTAATAAGCAAGATATTGAGGACTTGAGGCGAATTAAAAAACAGCAGATCCATTGA
- the pckA gene encoding phosphoenolpyruvate carboxykinase (ATP), whose amino-acid sequence MSAKEKITPEEMARYGIHQVTEIVYNPGYEQLFAEETKPSLKGYERGIETNLGAVAVDTGIFTGRSPKDKYIVRDNVSMNTVWWADQGKGKNDNKPMTEAVWKSLKDLVTNQLSGKRLFIIDAFCGANADTRLKVRFITEVAWQAHFVKNMFIRPTEQELIDFQPDFVVMNGAKCTNPNWQAQGLNSENFVAFNLTERMQLIGGTWYGGEMKKGLFSVMNYLLPLKGIASMHCSANVGEKGDVAIFFGLSGTGKTTLSTDPKRKLIGDDEHGWDDDGVFNFEGGCYAKTINLSEAAEPDIYHAIKRDALLENVTVLTDGSVDFNDGTKTENTRVSYPIYHINNIVKPISKAGHATKVIFLTADAFGVLPPVSCLTQEQTEYHFLSGFTAKLAGTERGITEPTPTFSACFGAAFLTLHPTQYAEVLGKRMKAAGAKAYLVNTGWNGTGKRISIKDTRAIIDAILNGDIDKADTINLPVFNLAIPTHLPVVDNNILDPRHTYADNSQWEVKAKDLAKRFINNFEKYTDTPVGAALVKAGPKL is encoded by the coding sequence ATGAGTGCAAAAGAAAAGATTACTCCAGAAGAGATGGCTAGATATGGTATTCATCAAGTTACTGAAATCGTTTATAACCCAGGATATGAACAATTATTTGCAGAAGAAACAAAACCTTCTTTAAAAGGCTATGAACGCGGTATTGAAACTAACTTAGGCGCAGTGGCGGTTGATACCGGTATTTTTACTGGTAGATCACCCAAAGATAAATATATCGTTCGTGATAACGTTTCTATGAATACCGTTTGGTGGGCGGATCAAGGTAAAGGAAAAAATGATAACAAACCGATGACCGAGGCAGTCTGGAAATCATTAAAAGATTTGGTGACTAACCAATTGTCGGGTAAGCGTTTATTTATTATTGATGCTTTTTGCGGGGCGAATGCAGATACCCGTTTGAAGGTGCGCTTTATTACCGAAGTGGCTTGGCAGGCACATTTTGTCAAAAATATGTTTATTCGACCTACTGAACAAGAATTGATTGATTTTCAACCAGATTTTGTTGTCATGAATGGTGCAAAATGTACTAATCCCAACTGGCAGGCTCAAGGCTTAAACTCAGAAAATTTTGTGGCGTTTAATTTGACTGAGCGTATGCAACTTATTGGCGGTACTTGGTATGGCGGTGAAATGAAGAAAGGATTGTTTTCTGTCATGAATTATTTGCTGCCGTTAAAAGGAATTGCTTCGATGCATTGTTCAGCCAATGTTGGAGAAAAAGGGGATGTGGCGATTTTCTTTGGTTTGTCTGGTACAGGAAAAACAACCCTTTCTACCGATCCTAAGCGTAAATTAATTGGTGATGATGAGCACGGATGGGATGATGATGGTGTATTTAATTTTGAAGGTGGTTGTTATGCTAAGACAATAAATTTGTCTGAAGCAGCAGAACCTGATATTTATCATGCGATCAAACGTGATGCATTATTAGAAAATGTCACTGTTTTAACTGATGGTTCGGTCGATTTTAATGATGGAACAAAAACAGAAAACACCCGAGTTTCTTATCCTATTTACCATATTAATAATATTGTTAAACCAATATCTAAAGCAGGCCATGCGACGAAAGTGATTTTTCTGACAGCCGATGCTTTTGGCGTTTTGCCACCGGTATCTTGTTTGACACAGGAACAGACAGAATACCACTTTTTGTCAGGTTTTACCGCTAAATTAGCGGGTACCGAACGCGGCATCACTGAACCTACGCCTACTTTTTCAGCCTGTTTTGGGGCTGCTTTTCTGACATTACATCCTACTCAATATGCTGAAGTATTAGGTAAACGTATGAAAGCCGCTGGCGCAAAAGCATATCTGGTTAATACAGGTTGGAATGGAACCGGCAAACGTATTTCGATCAAAGATACTCGTGCAATTATTGATGCAATTTTAAATGGGGATATAGATAAAGCAGACACCATAAATTTACCTGTTTTTAATTTAGCTATACCAACCCATTTGCCGGTAGTCGATAATAATATTTTAGATCCGCGTCATACTTATGCAGATAACAGCCAATGGGAAGTTAAAGCTAAAGATTTGGCTAAGCGATTTATTAATAATTTTGAGAAATATACTGATACCCCAGTGGGTGCGGCACTTGTGAAAGCAGGTCCAAAGCTATAA
- a CDS encoding BaiN/RdsA family NAD(P)/FAD-dependent oxidoreductase codes for MEKFDVIIIGAGAAGLFCAVNIGQKGLKVLVLDNGKKAGRKILMSGGGRCNFTNLYIDPTAYISTNPHFCKSALARFTQWDFIALVQKHHIPYHEKTLGQLFCDNSAQDIVNLLLTECKVAGVSLRFQSEITEIKKIDNKYVVSVNEKVISSSALIVASGGLSMPKLGATPFGYRIAEQFGHNIQPTRAALVPFTLHKALLDVLQTLSGIAISVKVSSQNAMTFQENLLFTHRGLSGPAILQISSYWQPGEHISINLFPNINLIDYLTHELTINPNLSLKNLLARYLPKRFIETLQILKRIPDNSLKQLNKRQINIIAERLHNWQIQPNSTEGYRTAEVTLGGVDTSSISSKTMESEKVAGLYFIGEVVDVTGWLGGYNFQWAWSSAWACAQHLTRS; via the coding sequence GTGGAAAAATTTGACGTAATCATTATAGGTGCAGGAGCGGCTGGTCTATTTTGTGCAGTTAATATAGGCCAAAAAGGTTTAAAAGTACTAGTACTGGATAATGGTAAAAAAGCGGGTAGAAAGATTTTAATGTCGGGTGGCGGGCGATGCAATTTCACCAACCTTTATATTGATCCTACTGCTTATATCTCTACTAATCCTCATTTTTGTAAGTCAGCACTAGCTCGCTTTACTCAATGGGATTTTATTGCATTAGTACAAAAACATCATATTCCTTATCATGAAAAAACATTAGGTCAACTTTTTTGTGACAATAGCGCACAAGATATCGTCAATTTACTATTAACTGAATGTAAAGTCGCTGGCGTTAGTTTACGCTTTCAAAGCGAAATAACTGAGATAAAAAAAATAGACAATAAGTATGTAGTCTCTGTTAATGAAAAAGTTATTAGTTCAAGTGCACTAATTGTCGCTAGCGGTGGTCTTTCAATGCCAAAACTAGGGGCAACTCCTTTTGGTTATCGTATAGCCGAACAATTTGGGCATAACATCCAGCCCACACGAGCAGCTTTAGTGCCTTTCACATTGCATAAGGCACTGCTTGACGTTTTACAAACACTCTCCGGTATTGCTATTTCAGTAAAAGTTAGTTCACAAAATGCAATGACATTCCAAGAAAATCTTTTATTTACACATAGAGGATTATCAGGCCCAGCCATTTTGCAAATCTCAAGTTACTGGCAGCCAGGAGAGCATATAAGTATTAATTTATTTCCCAATATTAATCTTATCGACTACTTAACCCATGAACTAACCATTAATCCTAATCTATCGCTAAAAAATCTATTAGCAAGATATCTACCTAAACGTTTTATCGAGACACTACAAATATTAAAAAGAATTCCAGATAACTCGTTAAAACAGCTTAATAAAAGGCAGATAAACATCATTGCGGAAAGATTACATAACTGGCAGATACAACCAAATAGTACAGAAGGTTACCGTACCGCAGAAGTCACGCTCGGTGGGGTTGATACGAGTAGTATTTCATCAAAAACAATGGAGTCAGAAAAAGTAGCCGGACTCTACTTTATTGGTGAAGTTGTTGATGTTACTGGTTGGTTAGGGGGATATAACTTTCAATGGGCATGGAGTTCAGCTTGGGCATGTGCTCAGCATCTGACAAGGTCATAA
- the pitA gene encoding inorganic phosphate transporter PitA translates to MLHLFTGLDFYTGLLLILALLFVLFYEAINGFHDTANAVATVIYTRAMRAQFAVVMAGVFNFFGVILGGLSVAYAIVHLLPTDLLLNVSSAHGLAMVFSMLLAAIIWNLGTWYLGLPASSSHTLIGAIIGVGLTNALVTDSSIVDALNISKVIEIFLSLILSPAIGFVIAGLLIFFLRRYWSGTKKRRRIHLTPAEREKKDGKRKPPFWTRTALILSAVGVSFSHGANDGQKGIGLIMLVLIGVAPAGFVLNMNASGYNITRTHDAIVHLQHYYEEHQSAVKHIVNKSQHESELEILDEKFHCDNSRPINVLKQTSLMLADIQSYSALKPEQRNQMRRLLMCLSDTALDVAKLPKTSSSDARFLRNLSNDLLNTVEYAPLWIIIAVALALSVGTMIGWQRVAITIGEKIGKKGMTYAQGVSAQVTAAVSIGVASYTGMPVSTTQVLSSAVAGTMVVDGGGVQAKTIKNILLAWFFTLPISIILSGLFYWISLKLI, encoded by the coding sequence ATGCTACATTTATTTACTGGTTTGGATTTCTACACCGGTCTGTTATTAATACTAGCGCTATTATTTGTGCTATTTTACGAAGCAATTAATGGTTTCCATGATACCGCAAATGCAGTAGCAACGGTTATTTATACTCGAGCAATGCGAGCTCAATTTGCGGTTGTTATGGCGGGTGTTTTTAATTTTTTTGGCGTTATTTTAGGTGGCTTGAGTGTTGCTTATGCCATTGTGCATCTGTTGCCAACAGATCTTCTCTTAAATGTAAGTTCTGCTCATGGTCTAGCAATGGTTTTTTCTATGCTATTGGCGGCCATTATTTGGAATTTGGGTACCTGGTATTTGGGATTACCTGCTTCCAGTTCACATACATTAATAGGCGCTATTATTGGTGTTGGTTTAACCAATGCCTTAGTGACCGATTCCTCTATAGTGGATGCATTAAATATATCAAAAGTCATTGAAATTTTTCTTTCTCTTATTCTTTCTCCAGCTATTGGTTTTGTTATAGCAGGATTGCTTATTTTCTTTTTACGCCGTTATTGGAGTGGTACGAAAAAACGTCGTCGCATTCATTTAACACCGGCTGAGCGAGAGAAGAAAGATGGTAAAAGAAAACCGCCTTTCTGGACACGTACTGCATTGATTCTATCTGCGGTTGGTGTCAGTTTTTCCCATGGTGCGAATGATGGTCAGAAGGGTATTGGTCTTATTATGCTCGTGTTAATCGGCGTGGCTCCAGCCGGGTTTGTGCTTAATATGAATGCCAGTGGTTATAATATAACTCGTACCCATGACGCAATAGTCCATTTACAACATTATTATGAAGAGCATCAGTCAGCGGTAAAACATATTGTTAATAAGTCACAACACGAGTCGGAATTGGAAATTTTAGATGAGAAATTCCATTGTGATAATTCACGTCCTATTAATGTGTTAAAACAGACATCACTGATGTTGGCCGACATTCAAAGTTATTCAGCGCTAAAGCCCGAGCAACGTAATCAAATGCGTCGATTATTAATGTGTTTATCTGATACGGCATTAGATGTAGCTAAACTACCTAAAACGTCTTCTTCCGATGCACGTTTTCTACGTAACTTGAGTAATGATTTACTTAATACTGTAGAGTATGCACCACTGTGGATTATTATTGCCGTTGCTTTAGCTCTTTCTGTGGGTACTATGATTGGTTGGCAACGTGTTGCTATAACGATCGGTGAAAAAATTGGTAAAAAAGGTATGACTTATGCACAAGGTGTTTCTGCTCAAGTTACTGCTGCAGTTTCCATTGGCGTTGCAAGTTATACTGGTATGCCTGTATCAACAACACAAGTACTATCTTCTGCGGTAGCAGGCACAATGGTTGTTGATGGGGGTGGTGTACAAGCTAAAACAATTAAAAATATATTATTGGCTTGGTTCTTTACATTGCCTATTTCTATTATACTTTCTGGTTTGTTTTATTGGATATCATTAAAACTAATATAG